DNA from Desulfarculus baarsii DSM 2075:
CGGTGGTCTACAGCCCGCAAGGCGTCTTCGAAAAAGTCAATTTCCTGGGCCGCAACCCCGATTACGTCATCGTCGACAGCCAGATCATCGCCCAGAGCCCGGTGGAGTATCTGGTGGCCGGCATGGGCGACGCCCTGGCCACCTATTGGGAGGCCGACACCTGCCGCCGCAGCCAGAGCCGCAACGCCATCACCGGCGGTTGGCCGCCCACGCGCTCGGCCCTGGCCCTGGCCCGGCTGTGCTACGACACGCTCCTGGAGCACGGGCGCGGGGCCTTGGCCGCGGCCCGGCGGGGCGTGGTCAGCCAGGATCTGGAGGCGATCATCGAGGCCAACGTGCTGCTCTCGGGCCTGGGCTTCGAGAGCGGCGGCCTGGCCACGGCCCACGCCGTGCACAACGGCCTGACCGTGCTGCCGGCGGCCCACGGCCGCATGCACGGCTGCAAGGTGGCCTTTGGCCTGATCGTCCAACTGGTGCTGGAGGGCCGGCCCCGCCGCGACGTGGAGCAGGTGCTGGCCTTTTGCGCCGAGGTGGGCCTGCCTGCCAGCCTGGCCGCCCTGGGCCTGGCCGAGGCCAGCCGCGACGACATCCGCCGGGTGGCCGAGGCCACGGTGCAGGCGGGCGAGACGGTGCACAACACCTGGTTCAAGGTCGAGGCGGCCATGGTCGAGGCGGCGATCTGGGCCGCCGACGCCCTGTCCGCGGCCTGAACCACGGGCTTTTCGCAACGACGCGGGGGCGTCCCACGGCTGGGACGCCCCCGATCTTTTTGGGCGAGGCGCGCTGGCGGTTATTGGCTGGTGGCCGCCGCGCGGGCCTCTTGGCTCATGGCCGCCAGCTCCTTGACCCTGGCCTCGTCCAGGCCCAGGCCCCGGGCCACGCGCAGGCCGTAGTCCGGGTCGGCTTTGTAAAAGATGGCCGCCTGACGCAGTTGGATGCGCGGCAGGGCCCCGGCCAGATGCTCGACGATGTTGCCCACCAGGTGCTCGCGGTCCTGGTCGGTCATCACCTTGCGATAGAGGTTGCCGGCCTGGACGAAATCGTCGTTGGGATGGCCGTAAGGCGTGCGGGCGGCCTGGCCCTCCAGGGGGATGGGCGGCTCCAGATAGGCCGCGTCGGGCCCTGGCCCGCCAAAGCTGTTGGGCCAATAGTTGGGCCCGGCCCCGCCGCCGTCATCGGTGCGCATGAAGCCGTCGCGCTGATAGCTTCGCTCGGGG
Protein-coding regions in this window:
- a CDS encoding glycerol dehydrogenase, coding for MLIAPGRYIQGPGVIDEIGRLLGGRYKNAFLIGGRRTLALVGEAVSGQLERNGAACRAELFGGEACQDEIDRLSAAARAAGADLIIAAGGGKAIDSGKTVAAGLDLPMAVLPTIAATDAPCSSVAVVYSPQGVFEKVNFLGRNPDYVIVDSQIIAQSPVEYLVAGMGDALATYWEADTCRRSQSRNAITGGWPPTRSALALARLCYDTLLEHGRGALAAARRGVVSQDLEAIIEANVLLSGLGFESGGLATAHAVHNGLTVLPAAHGRMHGCKVAFGLIVQLVLEGRPRRDVEQVLAFCAEVGLPASLAALGLAEASRDDIRRVAEATVQAGETVHNTWFKVEAAMVEAAIWAADALSAA